One window of Kosmotoga arenicorallina S304 genomic DNA carries:
- a CDS encoding carbon-nitrogen hydrolase family protein, whose product MVSLDITAVQAAIEPNDYTSKKNMKRAFSKYLIDAKRQWSAKFHLAVFPEFLGTFLYPGLFSKINNPQGISKLLLRYVLGNFSFTSPNPFKGAFLKNAIFVERTYREVFSELAEQFNAYIIAPSIFLPEITFESAKGWHITKPNLYNMSYFFNPQGQLLAKIKKQRLTVLETKLIFSGDNEQPQIVTTAFGKVGVLICYDMFFQDIVQAIDVSGVNILAVPSCNFASWKEPTKYFPEKTQEQVWFLHGTIKAGERRENIRYIVNAMAVGKLGKDVAEGRSTIWKDGRLLEIAKSWNKPEVISAYVEI is encoded by the coding sequence ATGGTTTCTCTCGATATTACAGCTGTGCAGGCAGCAATTGAACCCAACGACTACACGTCGAAAAAGAACATGAAAAGAGCCTTCTCAAAATACCTGATAGATGCCAAAAGACAATGGAGCGCAAAATTTCATCTGGCGGTTTTCCCTGAATTTCTGGGGACTTTTCTATACCCCGGATTGTTTTCGAAGATTAATAACCCTCAGGGGATATCAAAGCTCTTATTGAGATATGTGCTTGGGAATTTTTCGTTCACTTCGCCTAATCCTTTCAAAGGAGCTTTTCTGAAAAATGCGATTTTCGTTGAAAGAACCTATCGTGAGGTTTTCTCGGAATTAGCAGAGCAGTTTAATGCATACATCATAGCTCCAAGTATTTTTCTTCCGGAAATCACTTTTGAGTCGGCTAAGGGTTGGCATATCACAAAACCCAACCTATATAACATGAGCTATTTCTTCAATCCGCAAGGTCAGCTCCTTGCAAAGATAAAAAAACAAAGGCTTACAGTTCTGGAAACAAAGTTGATTTTCTCCGGGGATAACGAACAGCCGCAAATTGTGACAACAGCTTTTGGAAAAGTAGGAGTACTGATCTGCTATGATATGTTTTTTCAAGATATTGTTCAAGCCATCGACGTTTCAGGCGTGAATATTCTTGCTGTACCAAGCTGCAACTTTGCGAGCTGGAAAGAACCCACAAAATACTTTCCTGAGAAAACCCAGGAACAGGTATGGTTTCTTCACGGGACAATAAAAGCGGGAGAAAGGCGCGAGAACATCCGTTATATAGTAAACGCCATGGCCGTGGGGAAATTAGGAAAGGATGTGGCCGAAGGAAGGTCAACAATCTGGAAAGACGGGCGACTCCTCGAAATAGCTAAAAGCTGGAACAAACCGGAGGTAATCAGCGCTTATGTAGAGATATAA
- the trhA gene encoding PAQR family membrane homeostasis protein TrhA: MAELDPMVTSKDSNEAFNAISHTVAAVIGLTGMILLIVFSALQKKWLHLFSFSLYGFSVFISMTMSSILHFFIWFKRYFKVFGILDHSAIYLLIAGTYTPFCLVVVKGALGWSVFGVIWTLAVVNIVLKAVFFTKMPLWLSMAGYLAMGWLSLLLIYRVAALLGIKAVLFMLIGGLFYTVGAMIFIKEKPNPFPGYFGNHEIWHVLVMLGNISFMLIMFVYVLPY, encoded by the coding sequence ATGGCTGAACTCGACCCAATGGTCACCTCAAAAGATTCCAACGAAGCTTTCAATGCAATAAGCCATACAGTTGCTGCTGTAATAGGCCTTACAGGTATGATTTTGCTCATTGTCTTTTCAGCGCTTCAAAAAAAATGGCTTCATCTGTTTAGCTTTAGCCTTTATGGTTTTAGCGTGTTCATATCTATGACCATGAGCAGCATCTTGCACTTTTTTATCTGGTTCAAGAGATACTTCAAGGTTTTTGGCATATTAGACCACAGCGCGATTTACCTGCTAATAGCAGGTACATACACTCCCTTTTGCCTTGTTGTTGTCAAAGGCGCTTTAGGTTGGTCTGTTTTTGGTGTTATTTGGACTCTTGCGGTGGTCAATATTGTGTTGAAAGCCGTATTTTTCACCAAAATGCCTCTATGGCTTTCAATGGCTGGTTATCTGGCAATGGGTTGGCTGTCTTTACTGCTTATATACAGGGTAGCGGCTCTTCTGGGTATAAAAGCGGTTCTATTTATGCTGATAGGCGGGCTTTTTTACACAGTTGGTGCTATGATATTTATTAAAGAAAAACCCAATCCCTTTCCAGGCTATTTTGGAAACCACGAAATCTGGCACGTGCTTGTAATGCTTGGCAATATTTCTTTCATGCTTATAATGTTTGTATATGTTCTGCCATATTAG
- a CDS encoding L-Ala-D/L-Glu epimerase: MGKIKDIKFIMKEYQYEKPFHIANSISAGSQNLEIQLLLENGVIGYGEAAPSYRVNGERVETFPSLESFVKEQLIGLDVRNYRRIFDIMDKLKCASSVKAAVQFAVLDAFAEEVGAQVHQILGGAKDEIETDKTVGIDTVENMAKEAQQLFELGFRAIKIKVGEDLKKDIQVMEAIYEVSKGAKYVVDANTGYTPKEAITFAKEIYTRGIDIDVYEQPVQMENIEGLKLVRYNSPFPVAADESARTRYDVLRLIKEDAVDFVNIKLMKSGISDALAIVEMANTAKIQLMIGCMSESSVGINQSVQFALGTGAFVFHDLDSHLMLIEDEFRGKFLQDGPKIRAK, encoded by the coding sequence ATGGGAAAGATTAAAGATATCAAATTTATTATGAAAGAATATCAATATGAAAAGCCTTTCCACATTGCAAACAGTATTTCAGCTGGAAGCCAAAACCTTGAAATTCAGCTATTACTTGAAAACGGGGTTATTGGATACGGCGAAGCGGCACCTTCTTATCGCGTGAATGGCGAAAGGGTTGAAACTTTTCCTTCATTAGAATCCTTTGTAAAAGAACAGCTCATTGGGCTCGATGTGAGAAATTACAGGCGCATTTTTGATATCATGGACAAGCTAAAATGCGCATCAAGTGTAAAAGCAGCGGTACAGTTTGCGGTGCTCGATGCTTTTGCCGAAGAAGTAGGCGCTCAGGTTCATCAGATACTCGGCGGAGCAAAAGATGAAATAGAAACAGACAAGACCGTTGGCATAGATACCGTTGAAAACATGGCAAAAGAAGCTCAACAGTTATTCGAGCTGGGCTTTAGGGCGATTAAGATAAAAGTCGGTGAAGATTTGAAAAAGGATATTCAGGTTATGGAAGCGATATACGAGGTGTCCAAAGGTGCAAAATATGTTGTAGACGCTAACACTGGCTACACGCCTAAAGAAGCGATCACTTTTGCAAAGGAGATTTATACCCGTGGAATTGATATAGATGTCTATGAACAGCCCGTTCAGATGGAAAACATAGAAGGTTTGAAACTCGTAAGATACAATTCTCCCTTCCCGGTAGCTGCTGACGAAAGTGCGAGAACAAGATATGATGTTTTAAGGCTTATAAAGGAAGATGCGGTGGATTTTGTGAACATAAAACTCATGAAATCTGGTATTTCTGACGCTCTTGCTATTGTGGAGATGGCCAACACAGCCAAAATTCAACTCATGATTGGGTGCATGAGTGAATCCAGCGTAGGCATCAACCAGAGCGTCCAGTTTGCACTTGGTACCGGCGCTTTTGTATTTCACGATCTTGATTCCCATCTGATGCTTATTGAAGATGAGTTTAGGGGAAAGTTTTTACAAGATGGGCCAAAAATAAGGGCAAAGTAA
- a CDS encoding transglutaminase-like domain-containing protein, which translates to MEFMNTLLFEELEREEKLGNFSKARQLIIQKLKSGSLPTMLKTRLEFELERIKRLVKNYPYTEAEAKKKLYELIKGFSEKEYEELMNDAVLDYIVIEGEKKFETRFFENLLFAVPTLKERTKKDEKLEKVRKMLYSRIESLISGDNPRTYKVTAEIKVTPKPDKIKGNHIKCWLPFPKIEAQVRGARLIEASHDKFLLAPNEAPHRTIFMEDDLKEGLSFSVKFEYIINEQFTVVNPDTVKTTYPTELREYLVERPPHIVFTPYLKQLAKEIVGDESNPYLKAKKLYEWITHNVKYSYMHPYALYENVPMFVASNLRGDCGAQASLYIALCRIVGVPTGWQSGWYANPVSASPHDWTMIYIEPYGWLPVDLSFGGVRPERPDFVNKFYFGNLDAFRMVANSEYMADLQPAKRFWRSDPYDNQVGELETEVENVYNDAFDVEMKVISFEEIENYRGNKYGKD; encoded by the coding sequence ATGGAGTTTATGAACACACTTCTTTTCGAAGAGCTTGAACGTGAAGAAAAATTGGGTAATTTCAGCAAAGCGCGGCAGTTGATTATACAAAAGCTCAAATCCGGTTCCCTACCGACTATGCTCAAAACGCGCCTTGAGTTCGAACTTGAACGAATCAAAAGGTTGGTTAAAAATTATCCTTATACTGAAGCAGAGGCTAAGAAGAAACTGTATGAATTAATCAAAGGCTTTTCAGAAAAGGAATACGAAGAGCTCATGAATGACGCTGTTTTGGACTACATTGTAATCGAAGGCGAAAAGAAATTCGAGACGAGATTTTTTGAAAACTTGCTTTTTGCTGTTCCAACACTAAAAGAACGCACAAAAAAAGATGAAAAGCTCGAAAAGGTTAGGAAAATGCTTTATTCGCGCATAGAATCACTAATCTCGGGCGATAATCCCAGGACATACAAAGTTACTGCGGAAATTAAAGTTACACCAAAGCCCGATAAAATAAAAGGCAATCATATCAAGTGCTGGCTTCCTTTTCCCAAAATAGAGGCTCAGGTGAGAGGTGCCAGACTAATTGAAGCAAGCCATGATAAGTTTCTTCTGGCTCCCAATGAAGCACCTCACCGCACCATTTTTATGGAAGATGACCTGAAAGAAGGACTCTCGTTTAGCGTGAAGTTTGAATATATAATTAATGAACAGTTTACTGTTGTGAATCCCGACACGGTAAAGACGACATATCCGACTGAACTCAGGGAATACCTTGTTGAACGCCCGCCGCATATCGTATTTACGCCCTACTTAAAACAACTCGCAAAAGAAATTGTGGGGGACGAAAGTAACCCATATCTAAAAGCCAAGAAGCTATATGAATGGATAACGCATAACGTGAAATATTCATATATGCACCCTTATGCGCTGTATGAAAATGTCCCCATGTTCGTTGCATCCAACCTGAGAGGGGACTGCGGTGCACAAGCCTCTCTTTATATAGCGCTGTGCAGAATTGTTGGCGTGCCCACAGGATGGCAGTCAGGTTGGTATGCGAACCCGGTTTCCGCTTCGCCACATGACTGGACTATGATCTATATCGAGCCATATGGCTGGCTCCCTGTTGACCTTTCTTTTGGAGGTGTAAGACCTGAAAGACCGGATTTTGTAAATAAATTCTATTTTGGCAACCTCGATGCTTTCAGAATGGTAGCAAACTCCGAATACATGGCAGATCTTCAGCCTGCCAAAAGATTCTGGCGCTCAGATCCTTATGATAACCAGGTTGGGGAACTTGAAACGGAAGTTGAAAATGTTTATAATGATGCCTTCGATGTCGAAATGAAGGTAATTTCCTTTGAGGAAATTGAAAACTATAGGGGGAATAAATATGGGAAAGATTAA
- a CDS encoding Gfo/Idh/MocA family protein produces the protein MSRLRAALIGCGRIGIKKHIEAFAANSDKIELVAVCDIVKEKAEKAAIEYEKRCGSYKSINEQPTSYNQRRIPKPLVLTNYEELFDADIDFVTIATESGNHYKNTIDFLNVGKHVLVEKPMALSTNQMNEMIALAKEKGLKLGVCFQNRFNPPIQELRKKIESGAFGRIFNATARILWNRNENYYKQAPWRGTWAMDGGTLMNQCSHNIDLLQWTLGGIVEEIYALTKNFNHPYVETEDFGTAILKFKNGSIGIIEGTVNVYPKNLEETLSVFGETGTVVIGGLAVNRIQTWRFPDEDGHPFMNLPDPETVYGNGHIALFKDFTNAIINNKKPYISGEDGKKAVEIILGIYKSVKEKRPIKFPIEFSTEEMIGVKL, from the coding sequence ATGTCTCGGCTTCGTGCTGCCCTAATAGGCTGTGGAAGGATAGGAATAAAAAAACATATAGAGGCTTTTGCTGCAAATTCAGATAAAATAGAGCTTGTTGCAGTATGTGACATTGTGAAAGAAAAAGCTGAAAAGGCTGCAATTGAGTATGAAAAGCGTTGCGGATCGTATAAATCAATAAACGAACAACCCACATCCTACAACCAGCGACGTATTCCCAAACCTTTAGTATTAACGAACTATGAGGAATTGTTTGACGCTGACATCGATTTCGTGACCATAGCCACTGAAAGTGGTAATCATTATAAAAATACGATCGATTTTCTAAATGTGGGTAAACACGTTCTTGTTGAAAAGCCAATGGCTCTTAGTACAAATCAAATGAATGAAATGATAGCTCTTGCAAAGGAAAAAGGGTTAAAACTTGGCGTGTGTTTTCAAAACAGGTTTAATCCTCCCATCCAGGAGCTCAGGAAGAAAATTGAAAGCGGCGCTTTTGGTAGGATTTTCAATGCCACTGCAAGGATTTTATGGAATAGGAATGAAAATTACTATAAACAGGCTCCATGGCGTGGAACATGGGCTATGGATGGCGGCACGTTGATGAACCAGTGCTCTCATAATATCGATCTGCTCCAATGGACGTTGGGAGGTATTGTTGAGGAAATATATGCCTTGACAAAGAATTTTAATCACCCATATGTTGAGACAGAAGATTTCGGCACAGCTATATTGAAATTTAAAAATGGTTCAATTGGAATAATCGAAGGGACAGTGAATGTGTATCCAAAAAACCTCGAAGAAACGCTCTCGGTTTTTGGTGAGACCGGAACGGTAGTTATAGGAGGTCTTGCTGTGAACAGAATTCAGACATGGAGATTTCCCGATGAAGACGGTCATCCCTTTATGAACCTCCCGGATCCTGAAACAGTTTATGGAAACGGGCACATTGCATTATTTAAGGATTTTACGAATGCTATTATCAATAATAAAAAGCCATATATTTCAGGTGAAGATGGCAAAAAAGCTGTGGAGATAATTTTGGGGATATACAAGTCTGTAAAGGAAAAAAGGCCTATTAAATTTCCAATTGAATTTTCAACAGAAGAAATGATAGGAGTAAAGCTTTGA
- a CDS encoding four helix bundle protein — translation MRTYKELDAWQFGMSLAKKIYEITKIFPTYEQYGLSSQMQRAAVSVPSNIAEGSGRNHKKEFVQFLYHSRGSLLELETQVELSKILGYLDEENYLEVSSLINRTHRIINGLIFSLKNSPKTHNQQHTTVEE, via the coding sequence ATGAGGACGTATAAGGAGCTGGATGCTTGGCAATTTGGTATGTCTCTTGCAAAGAAGATATATGAAATAACGAAAATTTTTCCTACATATGAGCAATATGGACTTTCTTCGCAAATGCAAAGAGCCGCAGTTTCGGTACCTTCGAACATTGCCGAGGGATCTGGGAGAAATCACAAAAAAGAATTTGTACAGTTTTTGTACCACTCTAGAGGTTCTTTGCTAGAATTGGAAACTCAGGTTGAACTTTCTAAAATATTGGGTTATTTAGATGAAGAAAACTACCTGGAGGTTTCTTCGCTTATTAACCGAACTCACAGAATCATAAATGGTTTAATCTTTTCACTTAAAAATTCGCCAAAAACCCACAACCAACAACATACAACGGTAGAGGAGTGA